The Sinomicrobium kalidii region ATCTTTATAAAGCAAGCTATCTTTCGGCTATATATAATTTGGCTATATCATATTTACATCTTCGAAAAATAGATTCGGCCAAAATATATTTTCGAAGAAGTATTGAAGAAAGCCTGAAATACAAAGACACTTTAAGGTACTACCAATCTGTTTCTGCAGCAGGTTCTGCCCAATATTATGCAGGTAATTACCAGGCCGCATTAGACAGTCTGGACAAAGCCCTTCCTCATCTTACAGATAGGCATAGTATAGCCATGAACCATTATTACAAAGGGCAATCCTACCGGGAGCTAAAAGAACACAACAAGGCAATGTCCATGTTCCTGATCTCGGATTCCGTAGCAGGGGAAATAGATTATAAATTCCCGGAGTTAAGACAGGCCTATGAATACCTGGTAGAGCATTACCGAAAAGAACAACAAGCGGACAGCCAGCTGGTCTACATCAATAAAATACTTGATCTGGACGAGGCCTTGCTGAAAGTCCGTGCCATGGATGGCCAGATCTCCCGGGAATACGATACCCCGCATTTAATGCGTGAAAAAGAAGCATTGATAAAGGATTTGGAACGGAAAGATAGCCTTAATAAAAGCTATAAGCTGTTTTTACTGGGAGCGGTAGTGATCCTTTTGGGGTTTATCGTGTATTATTACCGGAGGCAGGGAGTGTACCGGAAAAGATACCGTGAACTTCTAAATAAAAGTGAAGAGAAAGAAAAGGCTTTTCCCGGGGCAAGCAAGAAAACAAAATCAGATTCGGATGTGCCGGAAGAAATATTCAGTGAAATAGAAAGACGGTTGCGGAAATTTGAAGAGAGGAAACAATTTGTCAATTCTGAAGTGACGCTACATCGTCTTGCAAAGGAGTTCCGGACCAACTCCAGCTATTTGTCCAGGGTGATAAACACAGTACAAGGTATAAATTTCAGTCAATACCTTCACCGTTTACGTATTAATGATATAGTAGACCGGCTGAAAGAAGAAGAGAAGCTACGGGCCTACAGTATGGGAGCCCTTGCCGGAGAGGCGGGATATAAGACGGTACAATCCTTTACCAATGCATTTTACAAACAGACAGGGATCTATCCCTCGTATTTTATCAGGAGATTGGAAGGAGAATCGGTGAAAGAGTAAAAAGAAAATCCAACCAGCGAAACCAACTAAAATGAGGCAAAAAGCATCTTTGCTATTAAGTATTATACTATTGGTCTTTGGCTATTATGGTATCAAAGGGCAGGAAGGCCCCAGGGATACTCTTTTTCTAAAGAATTATGACGAGTTGAACACCTTGTTTTATAAATGGCTCCCCAAAGATACCTTAACAGCCAGAGCTATAGCAGATGTCTATATAACCAAGGGACGTGTTAAAGGGGATTCGGTGCGTATGGCCAAGGGATATTATTACTATGCTATGGAATTTGGTCCGGAGATGGGGTTACAATATGCAGATACTATTATTAAGTTGACTGAGAATTCCAAAGATAAATTTCATCCTACGGTCGGATATTTATTAAAAGGATATTGGTATTATTATTTGGCTAATTACAAGAAGTCTATAAAATATTACCTCGTAGGATATAGGTATGCCTTGAAGAAAGATAATATCAAACATTTAATATCCATACGCCCGGCAATCGCAACGTTAAAGAGTAAGACAGGAGATTATGCAGGAGCATTAAAAATAGAAAGAGAACATTTAGGAGCTTTAGAAACAGATTCCAGGTACAAAAAAATTTATAGTAGTGATCCGAATCATGGAAATCAATATGTTCAGAGTCACTTAAATGCAATGCATAATCTTTCTTTGTCCTATATTGATATGGAAAAAGTAGATTCTGCTAAAATCTACATCCGCAGAGGGATTGATGGTAGTTTAGAACATAGCGAAATAGATCGTTACTATAGTTTTGTATCTGCTTGGGGAAAAGCAGAGTATTACGCCGGGAATTATCAGGTCGCTTTGGATAGTCTGAAAAAATCTGTTCCTTACCTCAAGAATAAGCGACATGTAGTTTTAGGACAGTTCTATATTGGAAAAAGTTATGAAAAAATCGGGCAGTATCGAAAAGCTTTTGATGTATTCCAGCAAGTGGATTCCATGTCTGAAAAATTGGAATATAAATTTCCGGAATTAAGAGAGGTTTATGAATTGCTCATAAATTACTATCGTCAGAAAAAAGAAATTGGTAGTCAATTGGTTTATATAGATAAGGTTTTAAAACTGGATGAAAAGTTGTTGAAAGAGAGAACTCTTGATGGTATAATTTCCAGGGGATATGATACTCCTAACCTTCTCCGTAAAAAAGAGTTGCTGATTGGAGAACTGGAGCAACAGCATGATAGAAACAGGGGATATAAATTTTTATTGATTGCAACCTTAATACTTTTTGGCACAGGATTGATTTATTATTATACACTTCAAAGGAGGTATCGACAACGTTATCAGAGACTGTTGTCAAATGATAATAGAATATCATTATCACTTCAAGCAGGTAATGATGTTAAATCGGATGTGGGGGTACCGGAAGAGATTTTCAGTGAAATAGAAAAGCGGTTGCGGAAATTTGAAGAGAGGAAACAATTTGTCAATTCTGAAGTGACGCTACATCGTCTTGCAAAGGAGTTCCGGACCAACTCCAGCTATTTGTCCAGGGTGATAAACACAGTACAAGGTATAAATTTCAGTCAATACCTTCACCGTTTACGTATTAATGATATAGTAGACCGGCTGAAAGAAGAAGAGAAGCTACGGGCCTACAGTATGGAAGCCCTTGCCGGAGAGGCGGGATATAAGACGGTACAATCCTTTACCAATGCATTTTATAAACAGACAGGGATCTATCCCTCGTATTTTATCAAAATGTTAAAGAAGAAATAAGGAAAATTCTTCACAAAGTATACATTTTTTCTCTGAATTTTGAATTCTAAATCAACAGTATTTCTTGTTTGCTGTACGATCACGACACCATTCCTGTTCCTGACGGTTTTAACACATTGTTCGTTTTTATTATTCTCATTATTAGCTATTTGATGTTTATTTGATGTAGTAAAAATCACGAAACTATTACCCTGAATTTATAAATGTAGAGTACAACTTGTTGTAGAACTACAATGGGAGCTCTACTTTTACACCAACGATCTGAAGGATTCAAATGCTGATTCCCGGAACCCGAAACAGATGCGGAAGAAAATTATACGATGTTTTTAGTA contains the following coding sequences:
- a CDS encoding helix-turn-helix domain-containing protein codes for the protein MKRVSAVIMLFCLFLMFHRVGGQEDSGDTLFLKSYDELSDLFYRWLPKDTLIAKKIANAYIAKGREKGDSLRMAKGYYYYAEFGPEMGIQYADTIIKLTKSSEDKFHPTVGYMIKGYWNYHTDNYTESIKYYLISYKYALKKKNIKHLVYIRPMIAALKNRSGDHEGALNMQKENLYTIENDPKFKEEYSKDPNHGNLYKASYLSAIYNLAISYLHLRKIDSAKIYFRRSIEESLKYKDTLRYYQSVSAAGSAQYYAGNYQAALDSLDKALPHLTDRHSIAMNHYYKGQSYRELKEHNKAMSMFLISDSVAGEIDYKFPELRQAYEYLVEHYRKEQQADSQLVYINKILDLDEALLKVRAMDGQISREYDTPHLMREKEALIKDLERKDSLNKSYKLFLLGAVVILLGFIVYYYRRQGVYRKRYRELLNKSEEKEKAFPGASKKTKSDSDVPEEIFSEIERRLRKFEERKQFVNSEVTLHRLAKEFRTNSSYLSRVINTVQGINFSQYLHRLRINDIVDRLKEEEKLRAYSMGALAGEAGYKTVQSFTNAFYKQTGIYPSYFIRRLEGESVKE
- a CDS encoding helix-turn-helix domain-containing protein, translating into MRQKASLLLSIILLVFGYYGIKGQEGPRDTLFLKNYDELNTLFYKWLPKDTLTARAIADVYITKGRVKGDSVRMAKGYYYYAMEFGPEMGLQYADTIIKLTENSKDKFHPTVGYLLKGYWYYYLANYKKSIKYYLVGYRYALKKDNIKHLISIRPAIATLKSKTGDYAGALKIEREHLGALETDSRYKKIYSSDPNHGNQYVQSHLNAMHNLSLSYIDMEKVDSAKIYIRRGIDGSLEHSEIDRYYSFVSAWGKAEYYAGNYQVALDSLKKSVPYLKNKRHVVLGQFYIGKSYEKIGQYRKAFDVFQQVDSMSEKLEYKFPELREVYELLINYYRQKKEIGSQLVYIDKVLKLDEKLLKERTLDGIISRGYDTPNLLRKKELLIGELEQQHDRNRGYKFLLIATLILFGTGLIYYYTLQRRYRQRYQRLLSNDNRISLSLQAGNDVKSDVGVPEEIFSEIEKRLRKFEERKQFVNSEVTLHRLAKEFRTNSSYLSRVINTVQGINFSQYLHRLRINDIVDRLKEEEKLRAYSMEALAGEAGYKTVQSFTNAFYKQTGIYPSYFIKMLKKK